A window of the Oscillospiraceae bacterium NTUH-002-81 genome harbors these coding sequences:
- a CDS encoding DHHA1 domain-containing protein: MLRAETIPATESSICLVEADMDAKAMRTLVNLLTEKAGRVAAVFAGNDRDGYRYIIGSKQVDLRALSKELNVVLNGRGGGSAAMIQGSAQTDETTIREYINGI, encoded by the coding sequence ATGCTGCGGGCAGAGACAATCCCGGCTACAGAGAGCAGCATCTGTCTGGTGGAGGCGGATATGGATGCCAAAGCCATGCGCACCCTGGTCAATCTGCTGACGGAGAAGGCCGGCCGGGTGGCCGCCGTGTTTGCAGGCAATGACCGGGACGGTTACCGCTATATCATTGGCAGCAAACAAGTAGATCTGCGGGCTCTTTCCAAAGAACTGAATGTGGTGCTGAACGGCCGGGGCGGCGGATCTGCTGCCATGATCCAGGGCAGCGCACAGACAGACGAGACAACGATCAGGGAGTATATCAATGGCATTTAA
- a CDS encoding HAD hydrolase-like protein has translation MAFKTILFDLDGTLTDPKVGITTCCQYGLRAVGVDVPDLKELEQFIGPPLIPAFQEVYGITEDQARMALEKYRERFTDIGIYENELLPGVPQMLEALKAAGKVVATASSKPEPFVKRILEHFSIDRYFDEIAGSTMDEKHAGKAEVVADVLRRLHIPEEEKDSVIMVGDRKHDVEGAAAHGIRTIAVTFGYGSVEELTTVGAWKLAHTMEELTALLLEA, from the coding sequence ATGGCATTTAAGACGATTTTATTTGATTTGGACGGTACGCTGACAGATCCGAAGGTAGGCATCACCACCTGCTGTCAGTACGGCCTGCGGGCAGTGGGTGTGGATGTGCCGGACTTAAAAGAACTGGAGCAGTTTATCGGCCCGCCGCTGATTCCTGCTTTTCAGGAGGTATATGGCATCACGGAAGATCAGGCCAGAATGGCGCTGGAAAAATACCGGGAGCGTTTTACGGATATCGGCATTTATGAGAATGAGCTGCTGCCCGGTGTACCGCAGATGCTGGAAGCGCTGAAAGCAGCAGGAAAAGTGGTGGCGACTGCTTCTTCCAAACCGGAGCCTTTTGTAAAACGGATCCTGGAGCATTTTTCCATCGACCGTTACTTTGACGAAATTGCCGGCAGTACCATGGATGAGAAGCATGCGGGAAAGGCAGAGGTGGTGGCAGATGTGCTGCGCCGTCTCCACATCCCGGAGGAAGAGAAGGATTCTGTTATCATGGTGGGAGACCGGAAGCATGATGTGGAAGGGGCAGCAGCCCATGGCATCCGCACCATTGCGGTGACTTTTGGATATGGCAGTGTGGAGGAGCTGACTACCGTCGGCGCCTGGAAGCTTGCCCATACAATGGAAGAGCTGACGGCCCTTCTTCTGGAGGCGTAG
- a CDS encoding type II CAAX endopeptidase family protein encodes MRKHLDIRGFFQIVIPPVIYVIIQRIAGYVVVFGMTLMSFGAMTGILRGRSFSVNLDWNEMGFVAMALAALVSIPLFLSMKNRDELQYPSDYRYEPVARWRYVYVPAVGFLMAVGTNQLISLLNIDRFFPGYEETSQTLYAMNVWAELVVLGILVPIVEELIFRAVVYERIRRYCSVTAAALWTSFFFGVYHGNMSQGIYAFLLSLLMVYVKEKYHTMTAPILFHMSANIYSVLATETALVDWVTESLELYLAVMVLSFAISLLAIWRIQEEVAPERVKKNREWHNDSENYNTNL; translated from the coding sequence ATGAGAAAACATTTGGATATCCGGGGATTTTTCCAGATTGTCATTCCGCCCGTTATTTATGTGATCATTCAGCGGATCGCCGGGTATGTGGTGGTGTTTGGCATGACCCTGATGAGTTTTGGAGCCATGACAGGTATTCTCCGGGGACGTTCCTTTTCTGTCAATCTGGACTGGAATGAGATGGGCTTTGTGGCTATGGCGCTGGCAGCGCTGGTGAGCATCCCGCTTTTCCTGTCCATGAAAAACCGGGATGAGCTGCAGTACCCGTCGGATTATCGCTATGAGCCGGTGGCCCGGTGGCGGTATGTGTATGTGCCGGCGGTGGGATTTCTCATGGCGGTGGGCACCAACCAGCTCATCAGCCTTTTGAACATTGACCGTTTTTTCCCGGGGTATGAGGAAACATCCCAGACCTTGTACGCCATGAATGTGTGGGCGGAGCTGGTAGTGCTGGGAATCCTGGTGCCCATCGTGGAGGAGCTGATCTTCCGGGCGGTGGTATATGAGCGGATCCGCCGGTACTGTTCGGTGACGGCGGCAGCGCTGTGGACCAGCTTTTTCTTCGGCGTATACCATGGCAATATGTCCCAGGGCATTTATGCTTTTCTGTTAAGTCTTCTGATGGTGTACGTGAAAGAGAAGTACCACACCATGACTGCACCCATCTTATTTCACATGAGTGCCAATATCTATTCGGTGCTGGCTACGGAGACCGCCTTGGTGGACTGGGTGACGGAGTCTCTGGAGCTGTATCTGGCGGTAATGGTGCTGTCATTTGCAATTTCTTTGCTGGCAATCTGGCGGATACAGGAGGAAGTTGCACCGGAACGGGTGAAAAAGAACCGGGAATGGCATAATGATTCTGAAAATTATAATACAAACTTATAA
- the gltB gene encoding glutamate synthase large subunit has translation MVNKENRTNRLTGLYDPSFEHDNCGIGAVVNIKGIKSHETVVNALKIVEHLEHRAGKDAEGKTGDGVGILLQISHKFFSKACEPLGIFLGSERDYGVGMFFFPQEEMKRNQAKKMFEIIVAKEGLEFLGWREVPIDEDILGHKARECMPFIMQAFIRRPADIPQGLDFDRRLYVVRRVFEQSNDNTYVVSLSSRTIVYKGMFLVHQLRKFFGDLQHPDYESAIAIVHSRFSTNTNPSWERAHPNRLIVHNGEINTIRGNADNMLAREETMECGCLKSEMHKVLPVINVAGSDSAMLDNTLEFLYMNGMELPLAVMITIPEPWANNRIMSQKKKDFYQYFATMMEPWDGPAAIVFSDGDVMGAVLDRNGLRPSRYYITDDDYLILSSEVGVMDLAPGRIVAKERLRPGKMLLVDTVKGKVIDDDELKEGYAARQPYGEWLDHYLVELKDLKIPNQKIPTYSKEECVLMQKAFGYTYEDLTTAILPMAKNGAESIAAMGVDTPLAVLSKKHQPLFNYFKQLFAQVTNPPIDAIREEIVTSTTVYIGEDGNLLQERAENCQVLKVNNPILTNTDILKIKNMKVEGFKVAEIPITYYNNTNLERALDRLYVEIDRAHRDGANILILTDRGVDEYHEAIPSLLAVAAVHQHLVITKKRTSVAIILESGEPRDVHHFATLLGYGACAINPYLAQESIRHMIEDGTLDKDYYAAVDDYNAAILHGIVKIASKMGISTIQSYQGAKIFEAIGIDRSVIDKYFTNTISRIGGITLEDIQKDVDYLHSRAFDPLGLGTDSTLDSIGNHKMRSGQEEHLYNPQTIHLLQMAARTGDYSLFKQYTALINSETNTGNLRGLMDFKFPEKGVPIDEVESVDSIVQRFKTGAMSYGSISQEAHETLAIAMNRLKGKSNSGEGGESLERLTIGPDGVNRCSAIKQVASGRFGVTSRYLVSAKEIQIKMAQGAKPGEGGHLPAAKVYPWVAKTRHSTPGVGLISPPPHHDIYSIEDLAELIYDLKNANKDARISVKLVSEAGVGTVAAGVAKAGAQVILVSGYDGGTGAAPKSSIHNAGLPWELGLAETHQTLIMNGLRNKVRIETDGKLMSGRDVAIAALLGAEEFGFATAPLVTMGCVMMRVCNLDTCPVGVATQNPELRKRFAGKPEYVMNFMKFVAQELREYMARLGVRTVDELVGRTDLLKMKEHPDAPRAKRVDLSAILNNPFAKEGEKVTFDPKQIYDFQLEKTADERILMKKLKSALESGQKKSIEVDVSNTDRAFGTIFGSEITKRYGDDLEEDSYVIKCKGAGGQSFGAFIPRGLTLELTGDSNDYFGKGLSGGKLIVYPPKGVRFKQDENIIIGNVALYGATSGKAYIGGVAGERFCVRNSGAIAVVEGVGDHGCEYMTGGRVVVLGSTGKNFAAGMSGGIAYVLDENSDLYTRINKEMVSIRELTNKYDVLELKDMIKEHVAYTNSEKGKMILENFGEYLPKFKKIIPHDYERMLNAIVQMEEKGLSSEQAQIEAFYANTRG, from the coding sequence ATGGTGAACAAGGAAAACCGCACGAACCGGTTGACTGGACTGTACGATCCGAGTTTTGAGCATGATAACTGCGGAATCGGAGCGGTCGTCAACATTAAGGGTATCAAGTCGCACGAGACAGTCGTGAACGCACTGAAGATTGTAGAACATTTAGAACATAGAGCTGGCAAAGACGCCGAGGGCAAAACAGGTGACGGAGTTGGAATTCTCTTACAGATTTCCCACAAATTTTTCTCCAAAGCCTGTGAGCCACTCGGCATTTTTTTGGGCTCAGAACGGGATTACGGCGTGGGTATGTTCTTCTTCCCCCAGGAGGAAATGAAGCGCAACCAGGCAAAGAAGATGTTTGAGATCATCGTTGCCAAGGAAGGGCTGGAGTTCTTGGGCTGGAGAGAAGTGCCCATTGATGAGGATATCCTGGGACACAAGGCCAGAGAATGTATGCCTTTTATCATGCAGGCATTCATCCGCAGACCTGCGGACATTCCCCAGGGACTGGATTTTGACCGCCGCCTGTACGTGGTGCGCCGGGTATTCGAACAGAGTAACGATAACACCTATGTGGTATCTCTTTCCAGCAGAACCATCGTGTACAAGGGTATGTTCCTGGTACATCAGCTTCGGAAATTCTTCGGTGATCTGCAGCATCCCGATTATGAATCGGCCATTGCCATCGTGCATTCCCGGTTCAGCACCAACACGAACCCCAGCTGGGAGCGGGCACATCCCAATCGGCTCATTGTTCATAACGGTGAGATCAACACCATTCGCGGAAATGCGGACAACATGCTGGCCAGAGAAGAGACAATGGAATGCGGATGTCTCAAGAGCGAGATGCACAAGGTACTGCCGGTCATCAACGTGGCAGGTTCTGATTCCGCCATGCTGGATAACACGCTGGAGTTCCTGTACATGAACGGTATGGAGCTGCCGCTGGCAGTGATGATCACCATCCCGGAGCCCTGGGCCAACAATCGGATCATGTCCCAGAAGAAGAAAGATTTCTATCAGTATTTTGCAACCATGATGGAGCCCTGGGACGGCCCGGCAGCCATTGTGTTCTCTGACGGCGATGTGATGGGGGCTGTGCTGGACCGCAACGGCCTGCGTCCTTCCCGGTATTATATCACCGACGATGATTACCTGATCCTTTCCTCCGAGGTAGGCGTCATGGATCTGGCACCGGGCCGGATCGTGGCAAAAGAACGCCTCCGTCCGGGCAAAATGCTGCTGGTGGATACGGTAAAAGGCAAGGTTATTGACGATGATGAACTGAAAGAGGGCTATGCGGCAAGACAGCCTTACGGTGAATGGCTGGATCACTATCTGGTAGAACTGAAGGATCTGAAGATCCCAAACCAGAAGATTCCCACCTACAGCAAGGAAGAATGCGTACTTATGCAGAAGGCCTTCGGTTACACCTACGAGGATCTGACCACCGCCATCCTTCCCATGGCAAAGAATGGGGCAGAGAGCATTGCCGCCATGGGTGTGGATACGCCGCTGGCCGTATTGTCCAAGAAGCATCAGCCGCTGTTCAATTATTTCAAGCAGCTGTTTGCCCAGGTAACCAATCCGCCGATAGACGCTATTCGAGAGGAAATCGTCACATCCACCACCGTTTACATCGGCGAGGACGGCAACCTGTTGCAGGAGCGGGCGGAAAACTGCCAGGTGCTGAAGGTGAATAACCCGATCCTGACCAATACCGATATCCTGAAAATTAAAAATATGAAGGTAGAGGGCTTTAAGGTAGCTGAGATTCCCATTACCTATTATAATAACACCAACCTGGAACGGGCACTGGATCGTTTGTATGTGGAGATCGACCGTGCCCACAGAGACGGGGCCAACATCCTGATCCTGACAGACCGGGGGGTGGATGAGTACCATGAAGCCATTCCGTCCCTGCTGGCAGTGGCTGCGGTGCATCAGCATCTGGTCATTACGAAGAAGCGTACCTCCGTGGCAATCATCCTGGAGAGCGGCGAACCGAGAGATGTGCACCATTTTGCAACACTGCTGGGCTATGGCGCCTGTGCCATCAACCCGTATCTGGCCCAGGAGAGCATCCGGCATATGATCGAGGATGGAACGCTGGACAAAGATTACTATGCTGCTGTGGATGATTACAACGCTGCTATTTTACACGGCATTGTCAAGATTGCATCCAAGATGGGAATTTCTACCATCCAGTCCTACCAGGGTGCCAAGATTTTTGAGGCCATTGGTATCGACCGCAGCGTCATTGACAAATACTTTACGAACACCATCAGCCGGATCGGCGGCATTACCCTGGAGGATATCCAAAAGGATGTGGATTACCTGCATTCCAGAGCTTTCGATCCGCTGGGACTGGGGACAGATTCCACCCTGGACAGCATTGGAAACCACAAAATGCGCAGCGGCCAGGAGGAGCATCTGTACAATCCCCAGACCATCCATTTGCTGCAGATGGCAGCCAGAACCGGCGACTACAGCCTGTTCAAGCAGTACACGGCCCTGATCAATTCCGAGACCAATACCGGTAACTTACGCGGCCTGATGGATTTCAAATTCCCGGAAAAAGGCGTGCCCATCGATGAGGTGGAGAGCGTGGACTCCATTGTGCAACGGTTTAAGACCGGCGCCATGTCTTACGGCTCCATTTCCCAGGAGGCCCATGAGACACTGGCCATTGCCATGAACCGGCTGAAAGGAAAGTCCAACAGCGGTGAGGGCGGTGAGAGCCTGGAGCGTCTGACCATCGGGCCGGACGGCGTGAACCGGTGTTCTGCCATCAAGCAGGTGGCATCGGGCCGGTTCGGCGTGACCAGCCGGTATCTGGTCAGCGCCAAAGAGATCCAGATCAAGATGGCCCAGGGCGCAAAGCCCGGCGAGGGCGGCCATCTGCCTGCTGCCAAGGTATATCCGTGGGTGGCAAAGACGAGACATTCCACCCCTGGCGTGGGCCTGATCTCCCCGCCGCCGCATCACGATATTTATTCCATTGAGGATCTGGCCGAGCTGATCTACGACCTGAAAAATGCCAACAAGGATGCGCGGATTTCTGTCAAACTGGTATCTGAGGCCGGTGTGGGAACAGTAGCTGCCGGTGTGGCAAAGGCTGGTGCTCAGGTCATCCTGGTATCCGGTTATGACGGCGGTACCGGTGCGGCACCCAAGAGTTCCATCCACAATGCAGGGCTGCCCTGGGAGCTGGGACTGGCGGAGACCCATCAGACGCTGATCATGAACGGCCTGCGGAACAAGGTTCGCATCGAAACGGATGGAAAACTCATGAGCGGCCGGGATGTGGCCATCGCAGCTCTTCTCGGTGCTGAGGAATTCGGTTTCGCCACCGCACCGCTGGTAACCATGGGCTGTGTCATGATGCGCGTATGTAATCTGGACACCTGCCCGGTAGGCGTGGCAACCCAGAATCCGGAGCTGCGCAAACGGTTTGCAGGTAAGCCGGAATATGTCATGAACTTTATGAAATTTGTTGCCCAGGAGCTGCGGGAATATATGGCCAGGCTGGGTGTGCGCACCGTGGATGAACTGGTGGGCCGTACCGACCTTCTGAAGATGAAAGAGCATCCGGATGCACCCCGGGCAAAACGGGTAGATTTGAGTGCCATCCTGAATAATCCTTTTGCAAAAGAGGGGGAGAAGGTGACCTTTGATCCGAAGCAGATATATGACTTCCAGCTGGAGAAGACGGCAGATGAGCGGATCCTCATGAAAAAGCTGAAAAGTGCCCTGGAATCCGGTCAGAAGAAGAGCATCGAGGTGGATGTAAGCAACACCGACCGTGCCTTCGGAACCATTTTCGGTTCTGAGATCACCAAACGCTACGGCGATGATCTGGAAGAAGACAGCTATGTGATCAAATGTAAGGGTGCAGGCGGACAGAGCTTTGGTGCCTTTATCCCCAGGGGCCTGACCTTGGAGCTTACCGGTGATTCCAATGATTACTTCGGCAAGGGCCTGTCCGGCGGCAAGCTGATCGTCTATCCGCCCAAGGGCGTGCGCTTCAAGCAGGATGAGAACATCATCATCGGTAACGTGGCCCTCTACGGCGCCACCAGCGGCAAAGCCTATATCGGTGGTGTGGCAGGTGAGCGGTTCTGTGTCCGCAACTCCGGCGCCATCGCCGTTGTGGAAGGTGTGGGTGACCACGGCTGTGAGTACATGACCGGCGGCCGCGTGGTCGTGCTGGGTAGCACCGGCAAGAACTTCGCCGCAGGTATGAGCGGCGGTATCGCTTATGTGCTGGATGAAAACAGCGATCTGTATACAAGAATCAATAAAGAAATGGTTTCCATCCGGGAACTGACGAATAAATACGACGTGCTGGAGCTGAAGGATATGATCAAGGAACATGTGGCCTACACCAATTCGGAGAAGGGCAAGATGATCCTGGAAAACTTCGGAGAGTACCTGCCGAAATTCAAAAAGATCATTCCGCACGACTATGAGCGGATGCTCAACGCCATCGTCCAGATGGAGGAAAAAGGTTTAAGCAGCGAGCAGGCACAGATCGAAGCATTTTATGCAAATACGAGAGGTTAG